From Enterococcus wangshanyuanii, the proteins below share one genomic window:
- a CDS encoding acetyl-CoA carboxylase biotin carboxyl carrier protein subunit produces MLRKFKISIDGKEYLVEMEEIGGVPQAPVVAPTAPAAPVAEATPTPAPAPVEQTEPTTSTPAGSDAMPSPMPGTILKILVNVGDTVQENQPLMILEAMKMENEIVAGKAGTVTGIHVQQGEMVNPGEPLITIK; encoded by the coding sequence ATGTTACGTAAGTTTAAAATTTCAATTGATGGAAAAGAGTATTTAGTAGAAATGGAAGAAATTGGTGGAGTGCCGCAAGCACCAGTTGTTGCACCAACAGCTCCGGCTGCACCTGTAGCAGAAGCAACACCAACGCCTGCACCCGCACCTGTTGAGCAAACCGAACCAACAACAAGTACACCAGCTGGCAGTGATGCAATGCCGTCACCTATGCCTGGAACGATCTTGAAAATTTTAGTAAATGTCGGGGATACGGTACAGGAAAATCAACCGCTGATGATTCTTGAAGCAATGAAAATGGAAAACGAAATTGTTGCTGGAAAAGCTGGTACAGTTACAGGTATCCATGTTCAACAAGGCGAGATGGTCAACCCAGGAGAGCCGTTGATTACAATCAAATAA